The nucleotide sequence CATAAGTATTTTGTGTAATATGCTACGTGATGTTGAATATAATTGCTTTGTTTATAAGAAAACTACAGGAAGGACTCAGGATATTTTAATACTATCTCATAACAGTATAATTGTGTTGATGACAATATTCTAATTCACCTGAAGATTTTGACCAAGGTTATTTTCTTACAGCACTGTggataaacaataataaaacacagAAACTTAACATGGCATTTATTcggtgccaggcacttttctaagcTGTTGAGGTATATTAACTCGTTTAATCATCACAAAACTGTACGCGATGGGTAATACTATTATTCTCTGCTCAATACACGAGGAATCTGAGGTGCGGAACTCGTTGTGCCATCATCAGACATCTAGCAAGTGGGCgggggatggggagctggaattGCTGCCTGGCTCCAGTGTGTACTTGACCGTCTCTCCTGGGACTGAGCTCTCTATGCACATCTCTGACGtgtctttttgcttttctcaGGGACCTGATGCCCAGAACCCTGGACGGGCAGATCACCATGGAGAAGACGCCCAGTTACTTCGTCACGCGGGAGGCGCCCGCGCGCATCTCGGCCATGTCCAAGGACACCAAGCTCATCGTGGTGGTGCGGGACCCGGTGACCAGGGCCATCTCGGACTACACACAGACGCTGTCCAAGCGGCCCGACATCCCCACCTTCGAGAGCTTGACGTTCAAAAACAGGACGACGGGCCTCATCGACACGTCGTGGAGCGCCATCCAGATCGGCATCTACGCCAAGCACCTGGAGCATTGGCTGCGCCACTTCCCCATCCGCCAGATGCTCTTCGTGAGCGGCGAGCGGCTCATCAGCGACCCGGCCGGCGAGCTGGGCCGCGTGCAGGACTTCCTGGGCCTCAAGCGGATCATCACGGACAAGCACTTCTACTTCAACAAGACCAAGGGCTTCCCCTGCCTGAAGAAGGCGGAGGGCAGCAGCCGGCCCCACTGCCTGGGCAAGACCAAGGGCAGGACCCACCCTGAGATCGACCGCGAGGTGGTGCGCAGGCTGCGCGAGTTCTACCGGCCTTTCAACCTCAAGTTCTACCAGATGACCGGGCACGACTTTGGCTGGGATGGATaaccatataatttaaaaagaaaaaaaaaaatcaaaatataatatatttttttaccaCTCGGTAGAGAAGAAGCAGTTTAATATTTGTGCTGAAAAtatgtttcagtatttttttcaatgaatgtTAAGAGATTGTTCTCACTCCAGCCCCATCTTAATGGATAACCAACGCCAAACACGTGGATCAACAGGAAAGGAAAAGTTCACTCATCTAAAGGCTTTCAatgttcagttttattttatgttctatGTACCCAGTCATAAAGTATAAGCATCAGTTGTCAttaaaagttttcagaaaatCTTGAGGATaaacatctctctctttttaatacaAGACC is from Macaca thibetana thibetana isolate TM-01 chromosome 16, ASM2454274v1, whole genome shotgun sequence and encodes:
- the HS3ST3A1 gene encoding heparan sulfate glucosamine 3-O-sulfotransferase 3A1, with product MAPLGPAGALPTSAEPLSRSIFRKFLLMLCSLLTSLYVFYCLAERCQTLSGPVVGLSGGGEEAGAPGRGVLAGGPRELAVWPAAAQRKRLLQLQQWRRRRPPSPRDNGEEAAWEEESPGLAGGPGGSGAGSSVAEAPQGTLALLLDEGSKQLPQAIIIGVKKGGTRALLEFLRVHPDVRAVGAEPHFFDRSYEKGLAWYRDLMPRTLDGQITMEKTPSYFVTREAPARISAMSKDTKLIVVVRDPVTRAISDYTQTLSKRPDIPTFESLTFKNRTTGLIDTSWSAIQIGIYAKHLEHWLRHFPIRQMLFVSGERLISDPAGELGRVQDFLGLKRIITDKHFYFNKTKGFPCLKKAEGSSRPHCLGKTKGRTHPEIDREVVRRLREFYRPFNLKFYQMTGHDFGWDG